The nucleotide window GATTGATGTGACTAAAAATGCCCAGCTTCAGTCTGTTGATTATAAAGGATATACTCCATGCCATTCATTGAGAAGCTATAAACCGGATCCCGAACCATGTTTTGAAAGTATTGAAAAGGCAATATCCTTAATTAATGAGGCTGAAAGGCCATTTATTATTGCAGGACAGGGAATTATGCTGGGAAAAGCAGAAAAAGAATTTTTAGAATTTGCTGAAAAATCAGGAGTTCCTGTAGCATGGACTGTTTTAGGAATGAGTGCCATACCTACGAATCATCCGCAGGCTGTAGGAATGGTAGGAATGCATGGAAACTATGGTCCGAATATATTAACCAACGAATGTGATGTTCTGATTGCTGTAGGAATGCGCTTCGACGACCGTGTAACAGGAAGACTGGATCAGTATGCAAAACAGGCAAAAATTATTCATCTCGATATTGATAAGGCAGAGATCAATAAAAACGTAAAAGTTGATGTTCCGGTTCTTGGGAACTGCAAACATACTCTTCCCCTTCTTACGGAAAGGATTGTAAAAAGAGAACATTATGCCTGGCATGAAAGATTTAAAAAATGCCACGAAGTGGAAAGCATCAATCTGATTCATACCGAGCTTTATCCCGATGAAGGAGAGATTACGATGGGAGAAGTGATCCGTTATCTGAATGAAATGACACAAGGTGAAGCTATAATTGTGACAGACGTAGGACAGCATCAGATGGCAACATGCCGCTACTCTCACTTCAAACATTCCAGAACCAATGTGACAAGCGGAGGCCTGGGCACTATGGGGTTCTGTCTTCCCGCTGCGATAGGAGCATCCTATGCGGAAACCGGCCGGCCTGTTATTGCAGTGATGGGTGATGGAGGAGCACAGATGAATATTCAGGAGCTGGGAACCATTATGCAGTATCATCCGGAGGTAAAAATTTTAATTCTTAATAATTGCTATCTGGGAATGGTGAGACAGTGGCAGGAATTGTTTCACGAAGAAAGATATTCCTCGGTAGATATTCAGAGTCCTGATTTTGTTCAGGTGGCAAAAGGATACAATATCCAGGGAAACAGGGTGTCTGAAAGAGAAGATCTGAAATGGGCCCTCCGTGAAATGCTTGATCATGAAGGCGCTTTCCTTCTTGAAGTGATGACAGGAAAAGAACACAATGTATTTCCGATGATTCCCCAGGGGAAAAGTGTTTCGGAGATTGTACTCAATAATAAAGTTTAAAAAATAAAAGATGAAAACAGATCATAAAGAATATACCATTACAGCGTATACCGAAGATTATTTAGGATTGATCAGCCGCATCAATGCTATTTTTTCAAGAAGGAGAATTTCTATGGTGACCTTTAATGTAGGCCCTTCGGAAATGGAAAAAGTAAAAAAGTTTGTCATCGTGATCAGAGAAACAGAAGATTCTGTTCAGAAAATCAGCAGACAGATGGAAAAACAGGTGGATGTTCTGGAAGTGCATTATCATAGAAATCCTTACCTGACGGCAGTAGAACATGCGAGCTAAGCTCAGAAATTAAACATCATAATCAGTAATAAATAAAATCAAAAAAAATGGCAAAATTGAATTTTGGAGGAGTAGAGGAGAATGTAGTAACAAGAGAAGAATTTCCGTTGGAAAAAGCTCAGGAAGTATTAAAAAACGAAGTCGTGGCAGTTATTGGATATGGAGTACAGGGACCAGGACAGGCGTTGAACCAGAAAGATAACGGAATTAATGTCATTGTAGGGCAGAGAAAAAACTCCAAATCATGGGATAAAGCAGTAGCGGACGGGTTTGTACCGGGAGAGACATTATTTGAAATCGAAGAGGCTCTGGAAAAAGGTACCATTATCTGCTATCTTCTGAGTGATGCCGCACAGATTGAATACTGGCCAAAAGTAAAACAGCATCTTACCCCTGGAAAAGCGCTGTATTTTTCACATGGTTTCGGGATTACATTCAATGAACGTACAGGAATTGTTCCTCCAGCCGATGTAGATGTTTTTCTGGTAGCACCAAAAGGTTCAGGAACATCATTGAGAAGAATGTTTCTGCAGGACAGAGGTCTGAACAGCAGTTTTGCCGTATATCAGGATGCTACAGGAAAAGCCAGAGAAAGAGTAACCGCATTGGGAATCGCGATAGGAAGCGGGTATCTGTTTGAAACCGACTTTAAAAAAGAAGTATACAGTGATCTTGCCGGTGAACGTGGAACACTGATGGGTGCTGTACAGGGAATATTTGCCGCTCAGTACGATGTATTGAGAAAAAATGGACACAGTCCTTCGGAAGCTTTTAACGAAACCGTAGAAGAATTGACGCAGTCATTAATGCCTTTAGTAGCAGAAAACGGAATGGACTGGATGTATGCCAACTGCAGCACAACCGCTCAGAGAGGTGCTTTAGACTGGTGGAAGCGTTTCAGAGATGCTACTTCGCCTTTGTTTGAAGAGCTGTATGACAATGTAGCTAAAGGAAATGAGGCACAACGCTCGATTGACAGCAACAGTAAACCGGATTATCGTGAAAAACTGGAAGCAGAACTTACTGAGCTGAGAGAAAGCGAAATGTGGAAAGCCGGTAAGACTGTGCGCAGCCTGAGACCCGAAAACAATTAATTACTTAAAGATGATGAAAGAGGAAGTAAGTTCCTCCGTTTTAGAGCATGTCTATAAAGCGGAGGAACGATTAAAAGATGTAGTGGTAAAAACACCTTTGGCTGTCAATAATAACTTGTCAGCCATTTATGAGGCAAACATCAGCTTTAAAAGGGAAGACCTGCAAAGAGTAAGATCCTATAAAATAAGGGGGGCATACAATAAAATGGCAACCATGTCACAGGAAGAACTGTCCAGAGGAGTCGTATGCGCCAGTGCCGGAAACCATGCGCAGGGAGTAGCCTTTGCTTGTCATACCATGAAAGTGAAAGGAACGATTTTTATGCCTTTGCCAACCCCCGGACAAAAGCTCGAACAGGTAAAGATGTTCGGTGGAGAATACATTGATGTTATTTTATTCGGAGACACATTCGATGAATCTAAAGATGCTGCAATGAGGTTTTGCAAAGAGCATGACAGTGTATTTATTCATCCTTTTGATGACCCGGCGATTATTGAAGGACAGGCTACAACAGCGCTGGAAATCCTGGAACAGGCGGACGGCATGGTTGACTATCTTTTTGTGCCGATAGGTGGCGGTGGACTGGCAGCAGGAGTCTGTACTGTATTTCAGCATTTGTCTCCTCAAACAAAAATTATTGGTGTAGAACCTTCAGCGGCTGCAAGTATGAAAAAAGCCCTGGAAAAGGGAAAACCCGTTCTCCTTGAAAAAATCAGCCGTTTTGTAGACGGTGCAGCTGTACAGCAGGTGGGAGAAATTACTTTCGAACGTTGTAAAAATATCCTGCATGATATGGCTACGGTTGACGAAGGATTAGTCTGTGAAACCATATTGTCATTATATAATAAAGACGCTATCGTGGTAGAGCCGGCCGGAGCGCTTTCAGTAGCGGCACTGGACAAATATAAAGAAGAGATAAAAGGTAAAAACGTAGTGTGTATTATCAGCGGAAGCAACAATGATATCACGCGTATGGAAGAAATCAAGGAAAAGGCTTTGCTGCACGCAGGGTTAAAGCATTATTTCCTTGTAAGGTTTCCACAACGCCCCGGGGCATTAAAAACTTTTGTAATGGATGTACTGGGACCGGACGATGATATTACCTATTTTGAATATACCCAAAAAAATTCAAAAGAAAAAGGAATTGCAGTGGTGGGAATTGCGCTGAAAAAAAACAGAGATTTTCCTCCTTTGATGGGTAAAATGAAGGAATATGATTTCTTTGTCAACTATCTGAACAATGATCCTGCGCTGATGAACCTGCTTATTTAAAAAATCATATTCAATATTAAATTATTTCGCATTCAATCAGATTCTAAAAACACAACGATGAAATGAAAAAGCTTCACAATCCGTGAAGCTTTTGTTTTTTTAACAATGTCAAATGACATAAGAAGCTGCAGCGTTAAGAAAATGAATTCTGTGAACGTTTAAAAAACTCTATTGTTTGAGTTCGGGACAATCTGTGATTCTCAATATAGACTGTTTCCGCACGAGTTTAGAGTTTTTAGAGAACAGATTTCATTTTTAGCGGAAGTTTCTAAGTCTTGAATTTTTGATTCTTTTGTTTCAAGACAAAAGAAGTATTAATTAGAAAGAATTTTTAAACCATTAAGGATGATTAAGTTTTTAAGAATAATGAAGAGAAATATCTTCGGATATTTATTAAGCAGAGTACTTCATTCAAATTCATTTGAATCTTAACTTTTCTTATAATCTAGATTCTTCTTAATGGTTCAATTTTTTCCCTATCAACTATCTTTCCAGTGAAAAATTAGAAATTACTTTTGGGCGTTCCGTTTCATTAGCAACTTTCCAGGAGGTTCTGTACATCCACTCAGTCATTTTATAAAGCTTTTTATAATTGATATTTTCAGATTCATCCTGCGGGGTGTGGTATTGGTCGTGCAGCACGCTGGTGAAAAATATCGCCGGAATCCCGATTTTAGCATACGGAAGATGATCACTTCTGAAATAGAAATATTCAGCATGACTTGGAGAATCCCAATCTTTCAGGTATTTGAATTTTGTACTTTCATTATTGGCTTCTTCAGCCATTTTCACGAGTTCTTCAGAATTTTTATGAGGAGCATTGCCTCCCAATAAAGCCGCTTCATTATTGTCATTTCTTCCGATCATATCACCATTCAGAACGGCTACAATTTTCTCTTTCGGAACAACAGGGTGGGCTGCGTGCCATCTCGATCCTAATAATCCTCTCTCTTCAGCTCCATGGAAAACAAACAGGATGCTTCTTTTTCCCGGCTGCTTTTTATAAGCTCTTGCCATTGCGAGCATAGCAACACATGTACTTGCATTATCGTCAGCACCGTTATAGATTGTATCATTCTTTACAGGATGTCTGATGCCGTCATGATCCTGATGTCCGCTTAGCAAAACATATTCATTTTTAAGGACCGGATCCGTACCTTCTATTTTCCCGATAATATTTACTGAAGGATATTTATACGTTTCAGTGATGAGGTTAAGAGAAGCTTTGGGACTGTTTTTTACCCAGCCTGCATTTTCTCTTTTGATCCATAAAACAGGAATATTATTCGTTATTTTCTCTCTTAATCCTTCTACGCCGTAGCTTCCTCTTGTCATTTGGGGCAGTACCTCCACCCAGCTTTGTTCGGAAATATCATCGGTGATAAAAATAATGGCTTTCGCTCCCAGTTCAGCAGCTTTATTATAATATTTATTTCTTACAAATCCGGGATATCTCCTTACGAAAAGGGTCATGTCCTTAGAAATATTTTTGTCTGAAGCATTTACCGCAAGAACTTTTCCTTTGATATTCAATTTTGCAAGATCTTCAGGTTCTGCATTTCCGGCATATACTATTTCAGCATCCAGAGAAGCATTCACAGGTTCTGCTACCAGAAAGTCTTTCCATAATTTCAGGTTGGTATCTCCGATTTTAAGGCTGCTTTGAGGGATAACCTGATGTCTGTACATATCGAAGAACTGGAAAAATGTTCCGTTATCTCCGGCAGGTTTCATTCCTGCTTCTTTGGCCTTGTCAGCAAGCCACATGGAAACTTTTAATTCGTCCAGGGTTCCTGCTTCACGGCCCCAGAACTGGTCTGCGGCAAGCTGATACATATCGGTACGAAGGTCAGATTCTTTGATGGTGGAAACCAATGGTTTTTTATAAGTCTGGGCACTTCCAAGGGTAAACAGGAAAATGCTTAACAGGCAGAAAACATAACTTTTATTCATACAAACTTTTTAATTAAAGTTAGCTAATTTCTCTGAAAACTGCTTTGAAAATTCCTTCCTGTCTTCTTCCAGCTTCTCTTGTGTAGAAGGTAAAATATAATTAAAAAGAATCTTTTCTTCATTATCTAAAAAGATAATTTCTTTTTCATTGCCATCAATCATCTGTGAGAAAATCTCCCACATCGGAGTGTCTTTTAATTTTAATAATTCAAAAAACTGTTCTGCTTTGATCTCGATTTTCTGCATGATATTTATGTATAATGTATAATGTATAATGTATAATGTATAATGTATAATGTATAATGTATAATGTATAATGTATAATGTATAATGTATAATGTATAATGTATAATGTATAATTTCTGCTGTAAAGATCGGGA belongs to Chryseobacterium gleum and includes:
- the ilvC gene encoding ketol-acid reductoisomerase, with translation MAKLNFGGVEENVVTREEFPLEKAQEVLKNEVVAVIGYGVQGPGQALNQKDNGINVIVGQRKNSKSWDKAVADGFVPGETLFEIEEALEKGTIICYLLSDAAQIEYWPKVKQHLTPGKALYFSHGFGITFNERTGIVPPADVDVFLVAPKGSGTSLRRMFLQDRGLNSSFAVYQDATGKARERVTALGIAIGSGYLFETDFKKEVYSDLAGERGTLMGAVQGIFAAQYDVLRKNGHSPSEAFNETVEELTQSLMPLVAENGMDWMYANCSTTAQRGALDWWKRFRDATSPLFEELYDNVAKGNEAQRSIDSNSKPDYREKLEAELTELRESEMWKAGKTVRSLRPENN
- a CDS encoding M20/M25/M40 family metallo-hydrolase, with protein sequence MNKSYVFCLLSIFLFTLGSAQTYKKPLVSTIKESDLRTDMYQLAADQFWGREAGTLDELKVSMWLADKAKEAGMKPAGDNGTFFQFFDMYRHQVIPQSSLKIGDTNLKLWKDFLVAEPVNASLDAEIVYAGNAEPEDLAKLNIKGKVLAVNASDKNISKDMTLFVRRYPGFVRNKYYNKAAELGAKAIIFITDDISEQSWVEVLPQMTRGSYGVEGLREKITNNIPVLWIKRENAGWVKNSPKASLNLITETYKYPSVNIIGKIEGTDPVLKNEYVLLSGHQDHDGIRHPVKNDTIYNGADDNASTCVAMLAMARAYKKQPGKRSILFVFHGAEERGLLGSRWHAAHPVVPKEKIVAVLNGDMIGRNDNNEAALLGGNAPHKNSEELVKMAEEANNESTKFKYLKDWDSPSHAEYFYFRSDHLPYAKIGIPAIFFTSVLHDQYHTPQDESENINYKKLYKMTEWMYRTSWKVANETERPKVISNFSLER
- the ilvA gene encoding threonine ammonia-lyase IlvA, with translation MMKEEVSSSVLEHVYKAEERLKDVVVKTPLAVNNNLSAIYEANISFKREDLQRVRSYKIRGAYNKMATMSQEELSRGVVCASAGNHAQGVAFACHTMKVKGTIFMPLPTPGQKLEQVKMFGGEYIDVILFGDTFDESKDAAMRFCKEHDSVFIHPFDDPAIIEGQATTALEILEQADGMVDYLFVPIGGGGLAAGVCTVFQHLSPQTKIIGVEPSAAASMKKALEKGKPVLLEKISRFVDGAAVQQVGEITFERCKNILHDMATVDEGLVCETILSLYNKDAIVVEPAGALSVAALDKYKEEIKGKNVVCIISGSNNDITRMEEIKEKALLHAGLKHYFLVRFPQRPGALKTFVMDVLGPDDDITYFEYTQKNSKEKGIAVVGIALKKNRDFPPLMGKMKEYDFFVNYLNNDPALMNLLI
- the ilvB gene encoding biosynthetic-type acetolactate synthase large subunit, with protein sequence MENLNLSTEIQLTGSRIILEAFLQEGVKTVFGYPGGAIIPIYDALYDYKETLKHILVRHEQAAVHAAQGLARVSGEVGVVLATSGPGATNLVTGLADALLDNTPLVCITGQVFEHLLGTDAFQEIDVMNVTSPVTKWNYQVTDANELPEVLAKAFYIAKSGRPGPVLIDVTKNAQLQSVDYKGYTPCHSLRSYKPDPEPCFESIEKAISLINEAERPFIIAGQGIMLGKAEKEFLEFAEKSGVPVAWTVLGMSAIPTNHPQAVGMVGMHGNYGPNILTNECDVLIAVGMRFDDRVTGRLDQYAKQAKIIHLDIDKAEINKNVKVDVPVLGNCKHTLPLLTERIVKREHYAWHERFKKCHEVESINLIHTELYPDEGEITMGEVIRYLNEMTQGEAIIVTDVGQHQMATCRYSHFKHSRTNVTSGGLGTMGFCLPAAIGASYAETGRPVIAVMGDGGAQMNIQELGTIMQYHPEVKILILNNCYLGMVRQWQELFHEERYSSVDIQSPDFVQVAKGYNIQGNRVSEREDLKWALREMLDHEGAFLLEVMTGKEHNVFPMIPQGKSVSEIVLNNKV